A stretch of Sporomusaceae bacterium DNA encodes these proteins:
- a CDS encoding glucosaminidase domain-containing protein, producing MPLARQLTCIAVLALLLICAPAHAAPEGAAEPSQAASQADGQGFYDRIMTILKQQPKLEPASVPAVKAVKGHTPIFGQAEITKEQMASFIRRHNPLPKLSVAIEELVDIYWEEAGHEGIRPDLALAQAILETGYFRFGGDVLPVQNNFAGIGTTGGGPRGASFESARLGVRAHIQHLLAYTTTREPIKPIIDPRYNLVRAIPHYFAQCQTWESLGGKWAIPGVGYGEKIVKIIAYIKGDG from the coding sequence CTTCTGATCTGCGCTCCCGCCCACGCCGCCCCCGAAGGCGCCGCCGAGCCGTCACAGGCCGCTTCTCAGGCCGACGGCCAGGGCTTCTACGACCGCATCATGACAATCCTGAAGCAGCAGCCCAAACTTGAACCCGCCTCCGTTCCGGCCGTCAAAGCCGTCAAAGGGCACACGCCCATCTTCGGACAGGCCGAGATAACCAAAGAACAGATGGCGAGCTTTATCCGCCGCCATAATCCGCTGCCCAAGCTTTCCGTGGCCATCGAAGAACTCGTCGATATTTACTGGGAGGAAGCGGGCCACGAAGGCATTCGCCCCGACCTCGCCCTCGCCCAGGCCATCCTCGAAACCGGCTACTTCCGCTTCGGCGGCGACGTGCTGCCCGTCCAGAACAACTTCGCCGGCATCGGCACCACCGGCGGCGGCCCCCGCGGCGCCTCGTTCGAATCCGCCCGCCTCGGCGTGCGGGCCCATATCCAGCACCTTCTCGCCTACACCACCACCCGCGAACCGATCAAGCCGATAATCGACCCGCGCTACAACCTCGTGCGGGCCATCCCCCACTACTTCGCCCAGTGCCAGACATGGGAAAGCCTCGGCGGCAAATGGGCCATCCCCGGGGTCGGCTACGGCGAAAAAATCGTCAAAATC